The Pyxidicoccus xibeiensis genome includes a window with the following:
- a CDS encoding ATP-binding protein, with translation MLRSPHRLLIAATLALGLAITAGLMVFDRLTLASLEREALLQQAARADHLADQLYTRLEITAQVARTMAALASPLRERSDVEDLVQGTLASTSPEYVYGIGVWFAPYALEPRSRWVGTYAHRELEDAQRIVLTYEWSSPAYDYHRQPWYVQGLQVEGHPFLSEPYFDVDLVYSSLLIPFRGEDGSPRGVVSVDVVLPQLRALVARANTSPQETFSVVTRAGRLFAHPQEASLLSWARAQGRAGEAGVLSELSLEDLRAYEEAQGLAGDRHSQLSAVPDAGWTVRVSTDKDSLFADSRRLHATLQVIGLVVWGALLAGLAAGMRTLRVRSLSRALAQQARERAALEQNERMLREVLETSMDGVAAVDAGGRLVAWNSSAERIFGWPREDILGRLAVETLCRPEDRRQRSHQLARIIATGFTSMTTCRQGSLALRRNGEVFPLEASLSTVHLDGTHRVYGFFSDVSERHRAEEERQRLLERQHDLLSQLRRRSAELRAIIDNMVEGVFVADAEGRLSFVNHAGLRMCGGDPLDAISLDGVIPRTCALRSLDGAPLERETLPMFRALRGEVVVGCDIRVLQPGGERILRMNAAPIPDEEDRVSAAVVVIHDVTEAVEFDRLKDAFVQMAAHELKTPVTVMKSFAQLALKTECGRDPTLGRLLAGIDRGANRIDQLVRTLLDVSQLHLRRMQLVEEALDLRTLVEETARRMSETRQGHLLHVHVDEAIPVWGDPARLEQVFIALLDNAMRYSPPAAPVDVVLAIDGEEVEVSIQDQGIGIPADKQPRLFNRFYRPHAGTPHDRGGMGVGLYIAREIVQQHGGQLTLESREGEGTTVRVRLPLRVAHEGTDAHPSAPGHDDAHA, from the coding sequence ATGTTGCGCTCACCTCACCGGTTGCTGATTGCAGCCACTTTGGCCCTGGGGCTCGCCATCACCGCCGGGCTCATGGTCTTCGACAGGTTGACCCTCGCCAGCCTGGAGCGCGAGGCCCTGCTTCAGCAGGCCGCTCGCGCCGACCACCTCGCGGACCAGCTCTACACCCGCCTGGAGATCACCGCCCAGGTTGCGCGCACCATGGCGGCGCTGGCCAGTCCGCTCCGGGAGCGCTCCGACGTGGAGGACCTCGTCCAGGGCACGCTGGCCTCCACCTCGCCGGAATACGTCTACGGCATCGGAGTGTGGTTCGCTCCGTACGCGCTCGAGCCCCGCAGTCGCTGGGTGGGAACGTATGCCCACCGCGAGCTCGAAGATGCCCAGCGCATCGTCCTCACCTACGAGTGGTCCAGTCCCGCCTACGACTACCACCGCCAGCCCTGGTACGTGCAGGGCCTCCAGGTCGAGGGGCACCCCTTCCTCAGCGAGCCCTACTTCGATGTGGACCTCGTCTACTCGTCCCTCCTCATACCCTTCCGGGGGGAAGACGGGTCGCCGCGAGGCGTGGTCAGCGTGGACGTCGTCCTTCCCCAGCTGCGCGCCCTCGTGGCCCGCGCGAATACCTCCCCGCAAGAGACGTTCTCCGTGGTGACTCGCGCCGGACGCCTCTTCGCCCACCCGCAGGAAGCCTCCCTCCTCTCCTGGGCGAGAGCGCAGGGCCGGGCGGGCGAAGCGGGAGTCCTGTCGGAGCTGTCGCTCGAGGACCTTCGCGCGTACGAGGAAGCGCAGGGGCTGGCGGGCGACCGGCACTCCCAGCTCTCCGCGGTACCCGATGCCGGCTGGACGGTCCGCGTCTCCACCGACAAGGACTCGCTCTTCGCCGACTCACGTCGCCTGCACGCCACCTTGCAGGTCATCGGTCTCGTCGTGTGGGGCGCCCTGCTCGCGGGGCTGGCGGCGGGCATGCGCACCTTGCGCGTCCGGTCCCTGTCTCGTGCCCTCGCCCAGCAGGCGCGGGAGCGCGCGGCACTGGAGCAGAACGAGCGGATGCTGCGCGAGGTGCTCGAGACCTCCATGGACGGCGTGGCGGCGGTGGATGCCGGAGGCCGGCTGGTGGCGTGGAACTCCAGCGCGGAGCGCATCTTCGGCTGGCCCCGCGAGGACATCCTCGGCCGCCTGGCGGTGGAGACGCTCTGCAGGCCCGAGGACCGACGCCAGCGGAGCCACCAGCTCGCGCGCATCATCGCGACGGGCTTCACCTCCATGACGACCTGCCGGCAGGGCTCCCTCGCGCTGCGCCGGAACGGAGAGGTGTTCCCGCTGGAGGCCAGCCTCTCCACCGTGCACCTCGACGGCACGCACCGGGTCTATGGCTTCTTCTCCGATGTCTCCGAGCGCCACCGGGCCGAGGAAGAGCGCCAGCGGCTGCTCGAACGGCAGCACGACCTGCTCTCCCAGCTGCGCCGCCGTTCCGCCGAGCTCCGGGCCATCATCGACAACATGGTGGAAGGTGTCTTCGTGGCCGACGCGGAGGGCCGGCTCTCCTTCGTCAATCACGCGGGCCTGCGGATGTGCGGAGGGGACCCGCTCGACGCCATCTCGCTGGATGGGGTGATTCCTCGCACCTGTGCCCTGCGCAGCCTGGATGGAGCGCCGCTGGAGCGCGAAACCCTGCCGATGTTCCGGGCCCTGCGGGGGGAGGTCGTCGTGGGCTGCGACATCCGGGTGCTCCAGCCCGGTGGCGAGCGGATACTCCGCATGAACGCGGCCCCCATTCCCGACGAAGAGGACCGGGTGTCGGCCGCCGTGGTGGTCATCCATGACGTCACCGAGGCCGTGGAGTTCGACCGCCTCAAGGACGCGTTCGTGCAGATGGCTGCCCATGAGCTGAAGACCCCGGTGACGGTGATGAAGTCCTTCGCCCAGCTGGCGCTCAAGACGGAGTGCGGCAGAGACCCCACCCTGGGCCGGCTGCTGGCGGGCATCGACCGGGGGGCCAACCGCATCGACCAGCTGGTTCGCACCTTGCTCGACGTCTCCCAGCTGCACCTGCGGCGCATGCAGCTGGTGGAGGAGGCGCTGGACCTGCGGACGCTGGTGGAGGAGACGGCACGCCGGATGTCCGAGACACGGCAGGGACACCTCCTCCATGTCCACGTGGACGAGGCCATTCCGGTGTGGGGAGACCCGGCCCGCCTGGAGCAGGTGTTCATCGCGCTGCTCGACAATGCCATGCGGTACTCCCCGCCGGCGGCGCCGGTGGACGTGGTGCTCGCCATCGACGGGGAGGAAGTGGAGGTGTCCATCCAGGACCAGGGCATCGGCATCCCCGCCGACAAGCAGCCCCGGCTCTTCAACCGCTTCTACCGTCCCCATGCGGGGACACCGCATGACCGGGGCGGAATGGGCGTGGGGCTCTACATCGCGCGGGAAATCGTCCAGCAGCACGGAGGGCAGCTCACGCTGGAGAGCCGGGAGGGGGAGGGGACCACCGTCCGCGTCCGGCTGCCGCTGCGCGTGGCGCACGAGGGGACCGACGCGCATCCGAGCGCTCCTGGACACGACGACGCACACGCCTGA
- a CDS encoding beta-ketoacyl synthase N-terminal-like domain-containing protein: MSRFERMAAMSDWAFEDMRLPASIRTGTRAALVLALPDADADLFFDAEAFAERWAQKVKTYLPGAAGPVRVLQQGRSAFFFAVEHAISLLERRECEAVVIGAVDSLCSPEVLRHLEGEGRLLQAEGHGTIPGEGAAFVLLERAGARRMAEETPPLGWMRGAATAFESCHFLQDAPNTAQALASVFRQLRHRWSERADLLYTCETGEPFWVAELSMAYLRNVPLMPEPFVRMLAASSFGDLGAAAGGIMAGMGLLSLARLRRPAGTPPPVLLSYGSAERGHVGGCLMQAVR; the protein is encoded by the coding sequence ATGTCGCGCTTCGAGCGGATGGCGGCGATGTCCGATTGGGCCTTCGAAGACATGCGCCTGCCCGCCTCAATTCGGACCGGCACTCGGGCGGCGCTGGTGCTGGCACTTCCAGATGCAGACGCCGACCTCTTCTTCGATGCGGAGGCTTTCGCCGAGCGTTGGGCGCAAAAGGTCAAGACATATTTGCCGGGTGCGGCGGGCCCGGTGCGCGTACTCCAGCAGGGACGCAGCGCGTTCTTCTTCGCGGTGGAGCATGCGATTTCCCTGCTCGAGCGGCGCGAGTGCGAAGCCGTAGTCATCGGTGCGGTCGACTCCCTGTGCTCGCCGGAGGTGCTCCGCCACCTCGAAGGAGAAGGGCGGCTGCTCCAGGCTGAAGGTCATGGGACCATCCCGGGAGAAGGGGCCGCGTTCGTGTTGCTCGAGCGTGCCGGGGCGCGCCGGATGGCGGAGGAGACCCCACCGCTAGGTTGGATGCGAGGAGCGGCGACCGCATTCGAGTCCTGCCACTTCCTCCAGGATGCGCCGAATACGGCGCAGGCCTTGGCCTCTGTGTTCCGCCAACTCCGGCACCGTTGGAGCGAGCGGGCCGACCTCCTCTACACATGCGAGACCGGCGAGCCGTTCTGGGTGGCCGAACTCTCGATGGCGTACCTGCGCAACGTCCCCCTGATGCCAGAGCCCTTCGTTCGGATGCTCGCCGCGTCCTCTTTCGGCGATCTTGGCGCCGCGGCGGGAGGAATCATGGCGGGAATGGGTCTCCTCAGCCTCGCACGTCTACGCCGGCCAGCTGGGACGCCTCCACCTGTGCTCTTGAGCTATGGCTCGGCGGAGCGCGGCCACGTCGGGGGCTGTCTGATGCAGGCAGTACGATGA
- a CDS encoding IS630 family transposase — protein sequence MPLALAAHRGSPPLQLVEVEQLVCCEPAGVGLQMTHWSTRSLARVARECGIAPALSHSKVAVILTHAELQPHRSRYWKTPTLDDDFRKKAAAILWCYERAYDLAERGEVVLCVDEKPNIQVLGRRSPTRFARPGLIERREFEYVRHGTVNFLSLLVVHAGTMWGWCLEKNDGACLRAILPQLLHPYRKARRVYLIWDGGSCHIAQQTRELLRSYCHVRVLVTPPHASWLNQAELLLRAFSARYLLRGDWKHRADFIAHLDASWPEYNRLYVHPFTWLWTQAKMHDWFERHRR from the coding sequence ATGCCCCTCGCTCTGGCCGCCCACCGCGGCTCTCCGCCCCTGCAGCTCGTCGAAGTTGAGCAACTGGTTTGCTGTGAGCCGGCAGGCGTAGGACTGCAGATGACCCACTGGAGTACGCGCTCGCTAGCGCGGGTGGCCCGCGAGTGCGGCATCGCGCCTGCCTTGTCGCACTCCAAGGTCGCCGTCATCCTCACGCACGCAGAGCTGCAGCCCCACCGCAGCCGTTACTGGAAGACACCTACGTTGGACGACGACTTCCGCAAGAAGGCGGCGGCCATCCTCTGGTGCTACGAGCGGGCATACGACCTCGCCGAGCGCGGAGAGGTCGTGCTGTGTGTGGACGAGAAACCCAACATCCAGGTTCTTGGACGCCGCAGTCCCACCCGGTTCGCGCGGCCGGGGCTCATCGAGCGGCGCGAGTTCGAGTACGTGCGCCATGGGACAGTGAACTTCCTGTCCTTGCTGGTGGTGCACGCGGGCACCATGTGGGGCTGGTGCCTGGAGAAGAACGACGGGGCGTGCTTGCGCGCAATCCTGCCCCAGTTGCTGCACCCCTACCGCAAGGCTCGACGGGTCTATCTCATCTGGGATGGAGGCTCCTGTCACATCGCCCAGCAGACGCGCGAGCTGCTGCGCAGCTACTGCCACGTGCGTGTCCTCGTGACGCCACCTCATGCCTCGTGGCTCAACCAGGCCGAGTTGCTGCTGCGGGCCTTCAGTGCGCGCTATCTGTTGCGCGGTGATTGGAAGCACCGCGCTGACTTCATCGCCCACCTCGATGCAAGCTGGCCCGAGTACAACCGCCTCTACGTCCATCCCTTCACTTGGTTATGGACCCAGGCCAAGATGCACGACTGGTTCGAGCGGCACCGCCGCTGA
- a CDS encoding DUF2169 family type VI secretion system accessory protein — MLARESSDNLTPFALGACFQYDVDDVQKLVVCVAGRFLLPPPGRAQTEPLAIHEEQLPPPLVDVHWGDPARTSARYAGQGSVRRNGAEVYLQGSAWAVRGKATAVPTRVRVGPCSKSVEVIGDRVWKRGLLGLVPSSPAPFKQMSLRYERAFGGSVYADDGRLVAQDARNPVGRGFYIHEQAAAEQPLPNLRIPGEQTTEWNAPGTPCGYGPIAPGWQPRLGFAGAYDSKWMAERLPLWPRDLDPRFFSAAAQGLTMSAPLRGGESVVLEGFSPDGIFSFLLPTYRLVAKSEYPDRTVRGLLALDGVMFEPDEGVVTVYWRRAVPLGHGPKAHLHTVVRPLETWEAAPS, encoded by the coding sequence ATGCTTGCACGTGAATCATCCGACAACCTGACGCCTTTCGCGCTGGGGGCCTGCTTCCAGTATGACGTCGATGACGTCCAGAAGCTCGTGGTCTGCGTGGCCGGAAGGTTCTTGTTGCCACCACCGGGGAGGGCGCAGACCGAGCCGCTCGCGATCCACGAAGAGCAGCTACCGCCTCCATTGGTAGACGTGCATTGGGGCGACCCGGCGCGCACGAGCGCACGATATGCAGGCCAGGGGAGCGTTCGCCGGAACGGTGCCGAGGTCTACCTGCAAGGCTCTGCCTGGGCCGTTCGAGGCAAGGCCACTGCTGTTCCAACCCGCGTACGGGTGGGCCCATGCTCGAAGTCCGTCGAGGTCATTGGAGACCGCGTCTGGAAGCGGGGGCTGTTGGGATTGGTTCCCAGCAGCCCTGCCCCATTCAAACAGATGTCTCTCCGTTACGAGCGGGCGTTCGGCGGCTCCGTATACGCCGATGACGGCAGGCTCGTCGCCCAGGACGCTCGCAACCCCGTTGGTCGAGGCTTCTACATCCACGAGCAGGCAGCGGCGGAGCAACCGTTGCCGAACCTGCGGATTCCTGGAGAACAAACCACGGAATGGAATGCCCCCGGTACTCCCTGTGGGTATGGGCCCATCGCGCCAGGCTGGCAGCCGCGGCTCGGATTCGCCGGGGCATACGACTCGAAGTGGATGGCCGAACGACTTCCTTTGTGGCCCCGGGACTTGGACCCCCGCTTCTTCTCTGCCGCCGCACAGGGATTGACGATGTCGGCACCACTGCGCGGAGGGGAATCCGTCGTGCTCGAGGGCTTCTCCCCGGATGGCATCTTCAGCTTCCTTCTGCCGACCTACCGGCTGGTTGCGAAGAGCGAGTATCCCGACAGGACAGTCCGAGGGCTGCTCGCACTCGATGGAGTGATGTTCGAGCCCGATGAGGGAGTGGTTACGGTCTACTGGCGCCGAGCCGTGCCGCTGGGCCATGGCCCCAAGGCACATCTGCATACCGTTGTGCGCCCGCTCGAAACGTGGGAGGCGGCCCCATCATGA
- a CDS encoding TIGR02270 family protein, whose translation MPPVITYIIEQHAADVAFLWGQRQRVLTAPHYRLKDLVAFDERIQANLDGLQLAGDSGWEACAEEGANMGADPGAVFASTVLALQHRSPERFGEMLSHVDQEPMLEAAVTSALGWVPSPVVLPLARELLRAAEPLRRRIGVAAYAIQRSDPGSPLAGALGDAAPEVRARALRAVGELGRRDLLPNLNAFLQETDERCRFWAAASAVLLGDRAVALEVVEAFAVTPGPFQPRALQFALRAAGLKRARELIARLREDVTRLRMAVMAAGISGGCAELPWLLELAHVPQWGRLAAEAFSLVTGVDLELEGLAARPSQNGERHDSDQEGDVLEPDPDEHLPSPEPVKLNRWYREHEGRFAKDARCFMGMTPSIDGCFRVLRLGTQRQRIAAAINLCLLDHKAILHEWRAPAWRQE comes from the coding sequence ATGCCTCCCGTCATCACCTATATCATCGAGCAGCACGCAGCCGATGTGGCCTTCCTGTGGGGGCAGCGACAGCGGGTGCTCACCGCGCCTCATTACCGCCTGAAAGACCTGGTTGCCTTCGACGAACGGATACAGGCGAACCTGGATGGTTTGCAGCTCGCGGGCGACTCCGGCTGGGAAGCCTGCGCGGAGGAGGGCGCCAACATGGGCGCGGATCCGGGGGCAGTTTTTGCGTCGACGGTGCTGGCGCTCCAGCACCGCAGCCCGGAGCGGTTCGGTGAGATGCTCTCGCATGTGGACCAGGAGCCAATGCTTGAGGCAGCGGTAACATCAGCCCTCGGCTGGGTACCGAGCCCTGTCGTATTGCCACTCGCACGGGAACTGCTACGAGCGGCGGAGCCATTGCGGCGGCGGATAGGAGTCGCGGCTTACGCCATTCAGCGGAGTGATCCTGGAAGTCCGCTGGCGGGGGCACTGGGGGACGCGGCCCCCGAGGTTCGCGCCCGGGCACTGCGTGCGGTCGGCGAGCTTGGAAGGCGAGACCTGCTTCCGAACCTGAACGCATTCCTCCAGGAAACGGACGAGAGGTGCCGCTTCTGGGCCGCTGCGTCAGCCGTGCTGCTGGGCGATCGGGCAGTCGCGCTTGAAGTGGTCGAGGCCTTTGCTGTTACCCCTGGCCCCTTTCAGCCTCGCGCACTTCAATTCGCACTCCGGGCCGCAGGGCTGAAGCGCGCGCGCGAACTGATTGCCAGACTGCGCGAGGACGTGACCAGGCTCCGGATGGCGGTGATGGCTGCGGGCATCAGCGGCGGATGTGCGGAACTGCCGTGGTTGCTGGAACTGGCACACGTCCCTCAATGGGGGCGCCTTGCGGCAGAAGCTTTTTCACTCGTTACGGGAGTGGACCTCGAACTCGAAGGGCTGGCGGCTCGCCCCTCCCAGAATGGCGAGCGTCACGACTCGGACCAAGAGGGGGATGTGCTTGAGCCCGATCCTGACGAACACCTCCCATCGCCGGAGCCGGTGAAACTGAATCGCTGGTATCGGGAGCACGAAGGACGGTTCGCGAAGGATGCGAGATGCTTCATGGGCATGACTCCCTCCATCGATGGGTGTTTTCGCGTGTTGCGGCTGGGCACCCAGCGGCAGCGGATTGCCGCCGCCATCAACTTGTGCCTGCTCGACCACAAGGCGATTCTCCACGAGTGGCGCGCCCCGGCCTGGCGTCAGGAGTAG
- a CDS encoding helix-turn-helix domain-containing protein: MRRRPPRLIQLTQEDTALLEELVHDGRTEQRVARRARILLAMTDPDTLVQDLAERFGLDRTSIWSLCRRYEAWGPLAVWDAPRSGRPPRLSAPAARRS; the protein is encoded by the coding sequence ATGAGGCGACGACCTCCGCGACTCATCCAACTGACCCAAGAGGATACTGCCCTCTTGGAAGAGTTGGTGCACGACGGCCGTACCGAGCAGCGCGTGGCACGCCGAGCACGCATCCTGCTGGCCATGACCGACCCGGACACCCTCGTGCAGGACCTGGCCGAGCGCTTCGGTCTGGACCGCACCAGCATCTGGAGCTTGTGCCGACGCTACGAAGCCTGGGGTCCCCTGGCGGTCTGGGATGCCCCTCGCTCTGGCCGCCCACCGCGGCTCTCCGCCCCTGCAGCTCGTCGAAGTTGA
- a CDS encoding PAAR-like domain-containing protein: MTKTFVNGKSVVHAGDGLQFVAMAPDVCKTPSPGGPVPVPYPNLALSSDLSKGAKSVQIEGNAVALEDSYLKTSTGDEGGTAGGGVASNKIKGKLTWLLYSTSVKFEGKGVVRFLDDGMHNGNAGNAPGKNMGYPGHDDKTGKIVCDNCGKPLDSPGHPQLKSSKESIRAAEQVRGRTTSAVVVKCRRAHRHSAALPGICVPR; encoded by the coding sequence ATGACGAAGACCTTCGTGAACGGGAAGAGCGTGGTGCACGCTGGCGACGGCCTTCAGTTCGTCGCGATGGCCCCCGACGTATGCAAAACTCCCTCGCCTGGTGGGCCTGTCCCGGTTCCCTATCCCAACCTCGCCCTGTCGAGCGACCTGTCCAAGGGAGCGAAAAGCGTCCAGATAGAAGGAAATGCCGTCGCGCTTGAGGACTCGTACCTGAAGACGAGCACTGGCGATGAGGGTGGAACGGCGGGAGGCGGCGTCGCATCGAACAAGATTAAAGGCAAGTTGACCTGGCTGCTCTACAGCACCTCGGTGAAGTTCGAGGGCAAGGGCGTCGTGCGTTTCCTCGACGACGGCATGCACAACGGGAATGCCGGGAATGCTCCCGGCAAGAACATGGGGTATCCCGGGCATGACGACAAGACTGGCAAGATTGTCTGTGATAACTGCGGAAAGCCTCTCGACAGCCCGGGACACCCGCAGCTGAAGAGTTCGAAGGAGTCAATACGCGCGGCCGAACAGGTTCGCGGACGGACGACCTCGGCTGTGGTCGTGAAATGCAGAAGGGCACATCGACATTCAGCGGCGTTGCCGGGGATCTGCGTGCCTCGCTGA